ACCGCTGTTGCGCATATATTTTGTGCTGGAGCCATCAGGTCCGGAGCTTGCAATATCGCGCTGCATCCAGGCTGTGGCATAGGTAGTGAATTTTCCGGTTTTGTAAGCAAAGCGAATCTGATTGTTGCGGCTGAAAGGAACAAAAGGAGAACCGGTGTTTACGCTCAGTGTCTGCGCAAATGCCTCAACCGGAAACATGGGGTGCCATGTCTGGCCAATAAGCATTTCTGATTTCTCCCAGTTCAGTTTCACATATCCGTGACGAAGGCGGAATCCGCTGATATCGGCATCGCTGGTACCATAAAATTCAGTTTCAACGAGTCCTGACGTTTTTGCACCAAAGGCATCGGGGCCAGTGATATTGCCCGTTAATCGAGTTTGAATGCTCAGAATATTAAATGATGGATTATCGTTCAGGTCGTTTGAATCGGCATCATACAAAACATTATCGGGAAAAAGAAAAAAGTGACCTTCCCGCAAACCATTGGCAGCAGAGCTTTGGCGGGTGTCGTAGAAAGCATCGGTTTTTACATAGCCGCTTAACTTGACACCGAATTTCTTTTCCTGAGCCGACGCCAGCAATGAAATGAAACTGAGTATAACAACAAATGAAATTTTATTCATGAATCATTTTTTTTTGGATTTGGGGCAAAAGTAATATTTAATAAGCAAACCGATGGTTTCTGGATGTGTTTGCTCATGTGAAATCACGCTCTATCTGACCAACAATAATCAGGAAATAGAATATTACTACAGCAATCTGCGTTTGCAACATATTGAAAATCCTCAAAACCCGAAGATGAATCTCTATTACGAATACGCATCCCTGCACCATCCAAAACATCCATCCCAAACAAAAAATTCTGTAGCTTTACGAAGTGAAAATAATGCGGAATACAAAATGCTTTGGGGTGCGGGCTGATATGTCCGCTGTCTCCTTCGAGGGAGATTCCGCCGCTGTCCGACATTTCGACGGAGTTTATCCCGCAATTTTGCACTTCGACTCCGCTCAGTGTGACAATGGCGGGGCTCAATGTGACAGCGGCGAAGCTGATCAGGCCGGCTTCAGCTGTTACTCTGAGCCCGACAACTGTCATCCTGAGCGGAGTCGAAGGATAGACAGCTCTTTGTCAGTATCATCATTTTCCGGAATTTCACCTCGCTTTAAGAGATATCCTGCAATCGGCTTCCGATCTGACTTTGGTGGTAAGGCCAGCATTTCTTCCCGCTGCCAACATGCGCGCGCATTCACATACATTTATGTCAAACAGCACCCGGCGATGGAAGCCCCGAAGCGACCAGCCCCGCACGACCTCTCTGCATCGCAGAGCGAAGCGGCGCGATCTGTCACGATAGCTATCGTGAGCGTCGTGCCTGAGAAAGATGCCTCCGGCGCGCGCACATGAGAACCGGGCAGTTTTCCATCAAATAATTATCTTTGCAAGAGTACCAATTAATAATGAAAAACGAAATCATCATATACCACAACGAAGATTCTTCAACCAAGATTGAAGTGAGGCTTGAGGATGAAACGGTATGGTTGACAATTGAGCAAATAAGTGCATTATTTGGGAGAGACAGAACGGTAATAAACAGACACATTAATAATATATTTAAAGAGGGTGAACTAGGTCGCGAAATGGTGTGTGCATTTTTTGCACTAACCACTCAACACGGCGCCATTAAAGGAAAAACACAGATTAAAAATGTTGAGCATTTTAACCTCGATGTAATTATTTCCGTTGGATATCGCGTTAAATCTAAGCGAGGCACACAATTCCGAATCTGGGCAAACAAAGTTTTAAAAGACTATTTGTTGAAAGGATATGCTGTAAACAATAGATTTGAACGTTTGGAAAGTGAGGTCAATCAAATTAAAAGCAAACTCTCTGATATTGATTTCAAAATTTCGACAAACCTCCCACCCAACGAAGGAATATTTTACGAAGGACAAGTTTTTGATGCCTATGTTTTGGCTTGCGATATTGTTAAAACTGCAAAAAAATCAATTATTCTGATTGATAATTACATTGACGAAAGCGTTTTAAACTTGCTAACGAAAAGGCAAAGCGGGGTTAGTGCAACAATTTTTACAAAATCAATTTCAAAACAGCTCGAACTCGACATTAAAAAGCATAATCAACAATATCCGGCAATAGAAGTAAAAGTATTTACAAAATCTCACGATCGTTTTTTAATTATTGATAACGAAATAGTTTATCATATTGGGGCATCCTTAAAAGATTTGGGTAAGAACTGGGTTGCTTTTTCAAAAATGAATCTTGAAAGTTTTGAAATGATAAATAAACTTGAGCTGTAAATGCGAAACGAAACTGGCAATATCGTTTTTTATGTGTATGATGAGTTTCATTATAGCGTATACACCTCCAGCTCCTTCATCACCAATGCCACCGGCTATGCCACCGAGCACCTGCAGTATCTGCCCTATGGCGAACTGTTTGTTGACCAGACTCCGCCCCACAACGACTTTGAAACCCGCTACAAATTCTCGGGAAAGGAGCTTGATCCGGAAACGAATTATTCATATTTTGGCGCAAGATATTATGACTCGGATTTGAGCGTGTGGCTGAGTGTGGATCCATTATCAGATAAGTATCCGAATACTTCGCCATTCATGTATTGTCTTGGTAATCCAGTTGTTCTTATCGATCCAAATGGGATGGATACTGCTTTTGCGGATAATCAGGTCAGAACTGACTTTCAAACAGCCCAAAGTTCAGTAAATAAAACGATTTCAGATATTTCCACAAAACTTAAAGACCCGGAAATTTCAAAAAGAAAAACAGCACAATTAGAGGAACAATTATCTGAATGGAACAAAATAAAAGATGATTTTGATTATATTTGCTCTAAAAGCACGCCAATGAATACTTATAGTTCTGACATGACTGGGTTTAGGTCTGAAGTAGTAGGCCATACAGAAACAAAATATAACGAAGAGACAAATGAAATTACATCAAATAAAGTGTATATTAGAGCAGGTCGAGTTTCAACGGTAATTCATGAAAACAGACACACACGACAAAGCCCATTATTACCTTTATGTGACAGGGAAATTGAAGCCTTTACCTATCAAAGCATTTTTTCCCCATCTGATGTGAAGAAAAGCATCGATAATGCAAGAAGTGTAAAATATCCTCCGGGTGGTGCAATCGACCCTGCACTTATGCCGAAGTGGGGGATAATAGAAATGGTTAAAGATGTATATAAATGTGAATAAATAAACTAAATGCAATGAAAAAGAACAAGATTATAATTGTTGGACTTTTATTTGTTTTATTTCTGAATAACAGTGCATGCAAAAGTCAAACAAAATGGTTTGAAAAAGACTTTATTAGAATTGAAATTGACAACGGGGCATTTCATTCAATAAAGTTATTAGAAGAAGGGTTGTTGTGTAAAACTGTAGATACAAATTTCGTTTCATTTGTGGAGTTTTTTCCAAATTCAGACCTTGATTTTAGTAAAATCGGAAAATTGGAAGAGTACTTGAATAGCGAACCTTTGTTCAATAAGAATGCTACTATTGATGACCCTTCTCTTGTAACTAGTGGTGGAAATTATGGGGGGCTGGAAATATCAATAATTAGGAATAGTAACTTGTATGCTATTTATTGGATTGATGGCGACTGTGAATATCTTGAAAAGTGTTTAGCCCTTTTAAATGACATAATTCCGACAGATAAAAGAGATATGTTCTCTATTCTTTTTAAACATTAGCATTGCACCACTGCATTGCACCATCCAAGACAAATCCTTGATAGCAATCCCAATATTGGTAAAACACAGAATATCAACAAGATACATCAAAGCCGGCCACAGCGCCGGCTTTATACATATTGGGGTATCAAATGAACAGAATTCTGATCATTTCTGAATGAGATCCAAAATAGTCATTACTTTTTTGTGGGAATTTTATTTCATTCTGTCTAAAGACCTATCATTCCGGCTTCCGTTGGCAGTCGGTGCAATTGGAATTCAGGTTTTCTGAGATTCGGGTCGTGGCAGCTATTCTGATTTGATCGGTTAGAAAAATGGATTCTGTGTTTTCGTTCATAAGCGCTTCTATTGGGGTGAGACCGATGAGTGAGCCATGTGCTGATTTTACAGGTTTTCCCAACGCCAGAATGTCACCTCCGGCGACGATTCCGGGATGGAAAAACGCGCGTTCAGAGCAGGGTTAGCATTTGCATAAAAAGTTTCTTGAGAATAGTCGTAACTCAAATATTCTGAAAATGCATGCTCAACGCACGTCTGGCTGGCTGGCGCGGATTTACATTACTAGGCTTAATCTTGTTCTCAGCCTTGTACTTTGTAACGATTGTAACGATTGTAACGACTGTAACGTTTGTAACGTTTGTAACGCGTAACGAAAATCACTTCTGCATTGGTTCTAAAACCTCAGCATTATTAATGTTTTGAAAGAATTCATGATTCATTTCCGGAGCTTTACTCTCCATAAAATTCAACATCCAGTTGTATTTCTTTTTCAGAATTCGATCAGTCGCAATCCATTCATTCAACAGAGTCCAGGTTCGTTCTGTAAAAAACCAGCAATAGGTTTCAGCCCGGTCTTCTTCTTCGCCATACATGGCATAATTGGTTATAAATCCAAGTTTGGAGTGTTCTCCATCAATATATTCGCCATCGGTGTAAGCGTCGCTCCCGCCATTACCATATTGAAATCCGGAACGATTAAATGCCTGCCAGGTTGAGCTTCGGTGATACATGGATCCAAAATGCTGCTCTTCTATCATATGCCAGAACTCGTGGTGGATCATTTCCCGGACATATTGTTTCCCATAAACCATGTATTCAATGTCGTAATACAAGGTTTCGTCGTATGGATCTGGCATGGCAAATCTTTGCTGCTCAGTTACAGTAAGGTTTTTCACAAAAGCAATTTTCTGCACACCGTTTACCTGAATCCAGGACAGGGGATACTTGTTCCATTCCTCAGCAAAAACCGTCATAAACTCATCGAAAATCAATAAATCAGCTTGTTCCGGTGTAGTCCAATATGCCCATTGCAATGCATATTCACCGCCTTGAAAGCTGTCAGCGACCAAATCAAGACCGTATTTGGCTTCAAGCTGCCTGAGGTCTTTGTTGTTTTCAAAATTGTTACCGGCATAGATGCTATGGGCAAGCAGCAGAAAACATAACCCGAAGAATAATTTACGCATAAAATCTGATTCAAAAAAGGTTCGCCGAAATTACAAAATTCGTGCTCAATTTTGTTGTTGCGAATTTAACAATTCATTAAATTATTGTTGAAAAACAGTGATATTATTTGATGTGAAAAAGCGAAATATCCATTTTTTAAATAAATGTAACACAGCGATATAAGCTTTGAATATTTATACGAAAGTGTGATATTTCTATCACACTTTCGTATAAAATAAAATGGAGAATTGTGCGAACTCCTAATACCAACATTCCATCCTTTAAATCTTTATTATCATTTTTTTTAGCATGAATTCTGCGTCAGATTTGCATTTTTATAGGTGAGTTTTGTATCTTCGGCAATTAATTTTTCATCATGTCAAAAGATTTTCATGTTATTCCTTTTGAACAGTTGCTCCAATTGACGCTGCAACAAATTGATAATGGTCATTTTATGGGAATTCCTGCTGGCACGTTTGCAGGCAAGCCCGATCCGCAGATTGGAATAAAGCGGTTTGGTCAGCAGCTTGATAGTCCCATAGGAGTTGCAGCAGGTCCACATTCGCAGCTTTCTCAGAATATTATTGCAGCCTGGCTCTGCGGTGCGCGCTATATTGAGCTGAAAACGGTGCAGACCCTTGATGAGCTCAATGTCACCAAGCCTTGCATCGACATGCAGGATGAGGGCTACAATTGCGAGTGGTCGCAGGAGTTGAAACTACAACAATCGTTCGGTCAGTATCTGGATGCATGGATTCTTGTTCATTTATTGAATCATAAGTTGAATAATTGCACGGAAGCCGGTGCTGGTACTATTTTCAATATGAGTGTCGGCTATAATATGGAAGGCATTCTGAAAGATAATGTTCAGTGGTTTTTCAGCAAGATGGAAAATTGCGAAGCTGAATTGAATGCAAAAATGGACATTGTCCGAAAGCACTATCCCGGTGCCGACCAATTGAATATTCCGGCGCGCATTTCCGATAACATCACGTTGAGTACTATGCACGGGTGTCCGTCCGATGAAATTGAAAAAATCGGATTGTATCTCATTCAGGAAAAGAAGCTGCATACGATAATTAAGCTTAATCCAACTTTACTGGGACCTGATATGCTGCGCTGGATACTGAACGGCAAACTTGGTTTTAATACCGTTGTTCCGGATGAAGCTTTTGGTCATGATCTCAAATATCAGGATGCGCTGTCTATCATCAGGAATTTGAAAGCCGCCGCGGAAGCCACTGGCGTTTTCTTCGGTTTAAAGCTGACCAATACGCTGGAAAGCATGAATACCCGCGGGGTTTTTCCTGAGAATGAGAAGATGAATTACATGAGCGGACGTGCATTGCACCCGGTTTCGGTTCATTTGGCAGCCAAGCTGCAAGCGGAATTCGATGGAATGCTCGACGTTTCTTTTTCGGCCGGAGCCGATGCCTTTAATGTTGTTGATCTGCTTCGATGCGGTCTGGGACCAATAACAATGAGCTCCGATTTGTTGAAACCAGGCGGCTATGGCCGGCTGCAGCAATATATCAAACTCACACAGTCGGCTGTAAACCGCTCAAACACCGGTAGTTTGCAGGCATTTATTTGCCCTCCCGGCAAAATGAGAGCTGTGAAACTCAAAGATTATACGTCTGAAGTACTTGAAGACCCCGCCTATCGGAAAGCGATGCGTGGCCCTGAAATTAAAACATCGCGCAAACTGGGCATGTTCGACTGCATTCATGCGCCTTGTGTGAACACATGTCCCGACAATCAGAATATTCCACAGTATTTGTATCATGTTTCCAAAGGTGACTTTCAGAAGGCGTTTGAGGTCATCATGAAAACAAATCCGTTTCCTTCCGTTACCGGAGCTGTTTGCGATCATGCCTGCCAGACGCGGTGTACAAGAATCAATTACGATGAAAACCTGGCGATTCGCGAGGTGAAACGCTGGGTTGCGGAAAAGCAGCTTGATGAAAATTTCATACAATCTCGTCCGAAAAATGGGATGAAAGCTGCTGTTATCGGCGCTGGACCTGCTGGAATGAGCTGTGCTTATTTTTTATTGCTGGCCGGATTCGAAGTGGATGTTTTCGAAGAAAAGCATTTTGGTGGCGGTATGGCTGCCGATGTGATTCCTGCATTTCGATTGAACAACGATGCCATTGAGAAAGATATTAAGCGTATCGAAAAGTTGGGTGTAAAGGTGCATTATGGCGTTAAGATTGACAAAGCGGCATTCGATCAGTTTGTTAATGAAAAGCGTTTTATTTTTATTGCAACGGGAACCCCTGAGTCAAAGAAGATGGGCGTTAAAGGTGAAGAATCGATTGGTGTTATTGACCCGCTCAAGTTTTTATCAGATTTGAAAAAGGGCACTGCCACTGTCCCCGGACGCAGAGTGCTTGTGGTTGGTGGCGGAAATACAGCCATGGATGTGGCACGTGCTGTTAAGCGCATGCAGGGTGGAAACGGGACTGTCGTTGTGGTATATCGCCGCCGAATGTCGGATATGCCTGCCGAAGCCGAAGAAATTATGGCTGCGCGCGCAGAGAATATTGAATTTGCCTGTTTGAAGGCGCCTATTGAAATTGTAGTAGCTGGGGGAAAAGTTGGCGGACTTAAAGTGACCACCATGCGAACGGCTGGAATTGGCGCTGATGGCCGTGAAAAAGTTGACCCCGTTCAGGGCAGCGAAGAAATTCTGATAGCCGATACTATTTTCCCGGCTATCGGACAGAATGCAGTGCTTGATTTCATGGATTCTTCGTTGTTGAAAAAGAGCTATGATAATTACAGTACTTTAATTGACAGAGTTTATATTGGTGGCGATGTGCGCAAAGGCCCGGCCAGCATTATTGCAGCCATTGCCGATGGACGGCGGACTGCAGAAGCCATTATTGCACAAGCTGGTATTAATGCTACAGAAGATGATATCCAGAGCCGCGGATCAGATTTGAACGAGCTGATGCTTAGAAAATCAAAGCGTGAAAAATCCATACTTGATGCTGAGATGCCAGGATTGCCCGCAAAAATTATTAAAAGCAATCAGGAGTCCATGAAGGAAGCAGCACGTTGCCTTTTGTGTGACGAACTCTGCAATATCTGTGTGACAGTCTGTCCGAATCTGGCGAATCAGTATTACGAAGCAACGCCATTTTCTTTTGTTTCGGGTGAGTTTAAATTTGAAATCACACAAAAAATTCAGACCTATAATATTGGTGAATTCTGCAACGAATGCGGAAACTGTCGCACATTCTGTCCAACATCAGGTGCGCCATACATGGATAAACCAAGGATTTGGATCACGCGCGAAGCATTTGATAAAGCCGTTTCCGGTTATCACATTGTAACAGAAAATGGTAGTAAAACACTGCTGCATAAAACGGAGCAGGGCATAAGCAAACTCGTGCAGACCGCTGATGGATTTGTTTTTGAAAAAGATTCAACGCAAATTCGTTTCGATGCGCAGTGGAATCTGATGTCTGAAATGCAACTGGATATTATTGCCGAAGCGCTTGAAATGCGGGTGCTAACAACCCTCGAAGGGTTTTGAACCCTTCGAGGGTTTGTGGCTAATCAACCACAAACCGCATTCTCTCAACTTCGCTTCCGGCGCACTCCAGAATATAGACTCCGCTCGAAATTCCGTTCAGCTGAATGATGAATTCCTTTTCAGTTGGAATGATTCTTTTCAGCTCTTGCCCCTGCATATTTATGATGCTGATGTATTTTGGAATTTCGCTGTCAAAGCTGATTTGAACAAAGCCAGTGGCCGGATTGGGCCAGAGTCTGAAATGATTGTCACTTTCTTCGATTCCGGTTGTAATGCTGACATTATAAGTCGTCATCACGGTATCGCATGAATTTATCGCATAATGATTCACTGTGTATGAGCCTGCTGTTGCGTAATAATGGGCGGGATTGGCCTGTGATGAAGTTGATCCGTCGCCGAATTCCCAGAAAAGCGATGTCGCATTACTGTTGCTGCTTGTGAATTGAATAATGTTGCCGTTGACAGTCCATGTGAAATCAACCGTAGGTAATGATGTTACAGACACAACAACGGTGTCGGTGTACACATCGCATGTGGAGCCAGTTACGAGTGCATAATAGGTTCCCGGATTGCTGACTGAAATAGATTGAGTTGTTTCGCCATTTGGATACCAGTGGTAAGAATCGGCGCTGGCTGCAGATAGCGAGAGTGATTCTCCTGCACAAATGGTCTGTGCTCCGCTAAGATTCAGTAGATCACTGGGACCATTCACAACAACCGAAGCCGTTGATCGGGCGCTGGAGCAATAAGGCTGTACTTCCCAATCATAGAAAAAATAATAATATCCTGAGCCGGCACTACTGCCTGTAATCGAAATCGGTGATATTTCATATGGAAATGCTACACCATTATCATTGCGGTACAGGTTGGGACTTGCAGGCCCAGCCAGCTGATAGCCGCTGCCGGCCGGAATATCAAAATTCAGTGTGATACGACTGACTCCTGTTGTTGTAATGTTGACGGTTGTACTTTGAATTGGCGTTCCGGCACTGTTTCTTAATGAAATAGTACGATTTCCTGTGGTGCTGGCATTCACTTCAACCGAAACCAGTTTGCATGCTTCGGCAGCGTCAAATGTCAGATAATGTATTGGTGTTGATGTAAAAATTGAACCATTGGTATTTGAATTCTGATTTCCGCCATAAACCGATGTTCCGGCAATGTGAGAATTCTGCACATAGAAATCAGTGCTGTTTGTCAGAATCGGCGTGGTAAAACTAGCTCCGGTAAACAAAAGGTTTCCGCCATACTGAGCATCGTACCATTCAATGGTTCCTGTTCCCGTGGCTGAAATTGTTGCGGTCTGACCGCTGCAGATAGCCGCACCAGAAGCGGTCGGAGCTACCGGCAATCCAATTGTTACATACGAAGTGCGTATCAGACTGTCGGTCCCGAAAATATTCCACGATTTCAGCTTCACGGTATAAGTGCCATTTGTAGTATAATAATGAACCGGATTTTGCACTGTCGATGTCTGGCCGTCGCCGAAGGTCCATACCCAGTTTGTAGGCGAATTGATGCTTTCATCATTGAAGTTTACAATGCCTGTGCAAGAGGATGTGACATCAGCTGTAAATGTTGTTGTCACTGCTCCGGCTGCAGAAGTGTAAAGATTTATACAGAGATCGTAATCGCGGGTTTCACCACTGCCGCAGGCATTCCAGGTGGTCGCATTCGAACTCACCCAGCATTTGCCGGTTTCGAGTGTTACGTTCGATGCAAAACCGGCATAGACTTCTTCTACCGGAATCGGGTAATTGTATCCGGGTGTGGTGTATTTTACTTTAATATAGATGTCGTCGCCCGACATTAACGCTACCGGCGTTGGCAATGCGAATGTGTAATATCCAGGCAAACTGCATGCTTTAATGCCGATGGTATCAATCAGATTGCTCAATGTTGTTCCGTCAAAATCGGAATAAATTTCCATACTCACTGTTGAATTACCTGAGGCGATAAATGTTCCGATGGCTTTTACAATTGAATTGCCGGTCACACTGTATTTTATCAAACCATAACCAGTCGAGCCACCAAGACCAACATCATTTACTTCGCCGAATTTTGCGTAAGTCAACACTTTATCACCCGTTGAAAAATTGCGGAATCCAGGGAAATAAGCCACTTCGGAATTAATTTTAGAGTCATTGTAACTGCAATAAAAATAACCATTTTCGCCCCAACTTGTTCCCCAGCTGTTTTTCACAATCCATGCTCCAGTGCCGCCTGCAGTCACTTTTGTATCATCCCAGCCAACTAAAGTTACCGCATGATTCGGAGCTTCCGTTCCGGAATAATAATAGGTATCGTTGGACGACAGATACGTATCGTTGCTGTAATACGAAGTATAAACCGCACCATGATCGTAAATTATCTGTTTGATGAGTGCATCATTGGCAGAAACATAACGAACATCACTGATATATTTTATTGGATTGATGGTTGTCGGACAAGTCCCGGCAAAATCGTTGTATGGATCCGACGCTTCTGTCATCATGCCGCCGCCGCGCGAAACATAGGCCGCAGAAATCATGGCGTTTCCGCCTTCGCAGGGTTCCCAATCGAAATCGTGGCAGTTATTGATATTGTCTTCAGACAGATCATAAGTGCCTTGTCCCTCGTGCAGCCAGTACGATTCGGTTGATGCACAGGTGGCAAAAGTCCAGCACGAGCCACATCCACCCTGATTTTTTACCGAGGTCACATAGCCGAGTGTGCGCAGATCATAAGTCACTGGCAATACCAGCGGGCCTTTGGTCGCTGTTGGATATTGTTTAGCCTGAAGATCGAGCACGGGAGGCAGGTAGCCGTATTGCGAAGAAGGACTTCCATCCTGAATATATTTAATATAGGCCGGATTAACCGGAGCTTTTTGTATTATTTGCGCTTGAAGCGATAAAGCCGCGATAGCTGTTGCAACAAAAAGTAAAACTGATTTCATAGGGCGGTGATTGGTGATATTAAGACAACGAAAGCAAATATACGTTGCTTTAAGATTGTAAAAGTTTAAGGCAAAGGTTGAGGCTTATCCACTTTACCTCAACCTCAACCTTAACCTTTTTTTACGGGCTGCAGAAGGTCATGGAAGCACCTATAGATGAAATAAAGTTTTGTATATTAAAAATAATCCCGTACGTTTGTAAAAAAATATAGCTATGGGAAAAGGAGATATGAAATCAAAACGCGGTAAAATTCACCGTGGCAGTTATGGTAAAACACGTCCGCGTCATGCTGAAAAGGTAGCGCCGGTTGCTAAAGAACTCGAAGAAAAAAAGAAAACTGCAAAGCCGAAAGAAAAAGCGGTTAAGCCTGTAGATGCTGTTGTCGAAGAACCCAAAGCAAAAAAAGCACCTGCAAAACCCAAAGCAAAAAAAGAAACCACGGATCAACCTGAATTGTTTGATGCTGGCGATGCTGCGAAAACAGAATAACTTTCGCATTAGTTACGAAAATTAATTTGTTGAGTCGAATCAGTATCAGTCAAATATGATTTGTCCTTTTTGCGAAATTACAAAGCCGGATGATGTTTATGTCACGTCCGGCTTTCACTTTTTTTGTTGTACCGAATGCCATTCGCTCTTCCGTTCCGATGCCGGTGTTGCGCTCGATCATCATTACGATGCAGAATATTATGGTGATAGCCCGAAGGAAAAATTCTGGCTGAAACC
This genomic stretch from Bacteroidetes bacterium GWF2_43_63 harbors:
- a CDS encoding ribosomal small subunit protein bTHX, encoding MGKGDMKSKRGKIHRGSYGKTRPRHAEKVAPVAKELEEKKKTAKPKEKAVKPVDAVVEEPKAKKAPAKPKAKKETTDQPELFDAGDAAKTE
- a CDS encoding DNA-binding protein, with product MMKNEIIIYHNEDSSTKIEVRLEDETVWLTIEQISALFGRDRTVINRHINNIFKEGELGREMVCAFFALTTQHGAIKGKTQIKNVEHFNLDVIISVGYRVKSKRGTQFRIWANKVLKDYLLKGYAVNNRFERLESEVNQIKSKLSDIDFKISTNLPPNEGIFYEGQVFDAYVLACDIVKTAKKSIILIDNYIDESVLNLLTKRQSGVSATIFTKSISKQLELDIKKHNQQYPAIEVKVFTKSHDRFLIIDNEIVYHIGASLKDLGKNWVAFSKMNLESFEMINKLEL
- a CDS encoding putative selenate reductase subunit YgfK, whose protein sequence is MSKDFHVIPFEQLLQLTLQQIDNGHFMGIPAGTFAGKPDPQIGIKRFGQQLDSPIGVAAGPHSQLSQNIIAAWLCGARYIELKTVQTLDELNVTKPCIDMQDEGYNCEWSQELKLQQSFGQYLDAWILVHLLNHKLNNCTEAGAGTIFNMSVGYNMEGILKDNVQWFFSKMENCEAELNAKMDIVRKHYPGADQLNIPARISDNITLSTMHGCPSDEIEKIGLYLIQEKKLHTIIKLNPTLLGPDMLRWILNGKLGFNTVVPDEAFGHDLKYQDALSIIRNLKAAAEATGVFFGLKLTNTLESMNTRGVFPENEKMNYMSGRALHPVSVHLAAKLQAEFDGMLDVSFSAGADAFNVVDLLRCGLGPITMSSDLLKPGGYGRLQQYIKLTQSAVNRSNTGSLQAFICPPGKMRAVKLKDYTSEVLEDPAYRKAMRGPEIKTSRKLGMFDCIHAPCVNTCPDNQNIPQYLYHVSKGDFQKAFEVIMKTNPFPSVTGAVCDHACQTRCTRINYDENLAIREVKRWVAEKQLDENFIQSRPKNGMKAAVIGAGPAGMSCAYFLLLAGFEVDVFEEKHFGGGMAADVIPAFRLNNDAIEKDIKRIEKLGVKVHYGVKIDKAAFDQFVNEKRFIFIATGTPESKKMGVKGEESIGVIDPLKFLSDLKKGTATVPGRRVLVVGGGNTAMDVARAVKRMQGGNGTVVVVYRRRMSDMPAEAEEIMAARAENIEFACLKAPIEIVVAGGKVGGLKVTTMRTAGIGADGREKVDPVQGSEEILIADTIFPAIGQNAVLDFMDSSLLKKSYDNYSTLIDRVYIGGDVRKGPASIIAAIADGRRTAEAIIAQAGINATEDDIQSRGSDLNELMLRKSKREKSILDAEMPGLPAKIIKSNQESMKEAARCLLCDELCNICVTVCPNLANQYYEATPFSFVSGEFKFEITQKIQTYNIGEFCNECGNCRTFCPTSGAPYMDKPRIWITREAFDKAVSGYHIVTENGSKTLLHKTEQGISKLVQTADGFVFEKDSTQIRFDAQWNLMSEMQLDIIAEALEMRVLTTLEGF